The DNA region TCACGTCCATCTGCATCGTATCAGGCCTTTGAGAATGATGCCGTTTCTCCGCAGTTTTTTCAGGGTTCGCTTCCGGTGGGAGGCCCGCGCGGCGGCGTTGCGTTGTTGCCAGTGCTGGATGACGTTGGCGGTGTGCTCGATGAGCGTCGGCGAGGCCCGGCCGTTACGCTGCCAACTCGGCAGCAGCGCGCCGACGGCGGCGTGGACTTGGCAGACCGTGACCTCCGGATTTTTTCCCCCGCAGCCGTTCACGACAGCGGGCCAGGAACAAGTAGCTGACGCACGACAGGATCAAATGGCGTTTGAGACCGAGGTAACAGCGGCCCTCCCACTGATCGAGTCCGATCTCCTGCTTCTGGTCGCGGAAGCACCGTTCGACGCGCCACCGCGAGAACGCGACCAGCAACAACGTCTCGATGGTCGTGTCGGACGGGGCGTTGCTGATGAAATACTTCACCTCATCGTGGTTCAATGCGTTGCGGGCGACGAGCAGGTGGAGTTCGATCCCCGGCAACCCGTCGTCGTTCTTCATGACGATGCGGGCGTGCTTCGCCTCCCACACGAGCGGCCCCTTCTCGCCGTCCTTCACGTAGTACCGGGTCCACGCTTGATCACGCAGCTCGGGCCAGTTCTCGGCGAGGTCTTGCACGCTCTGCGGGGCGCTCGCTGCGGCGACCAACCGCGGGACCTTGCGGGGCCGGCCGCGACCGCCGCGGCGAAAGGGTCGCTCCGTCACGCGCGGCCGGTCGGTCCAACACGAGAACGTCGTCGGGACCTCGGCGACGAAGCGTTGCTTTCGACCGTCCAAGCCCTGCAAAAACAGCGGCTTTCCGCCGTAGCCTTCGTCGAACGTCAGCCAGTCGAACATCACGCCGTGGGCCGCGGCCCGATCGCAAAGCTCCAGGGCGATCTTCCACTTGGAGCGGTAGACCATGTCCTCGGGAATGCCGGCGGCCCGACACCGCTGGCGGTCCTCCGACCAACTCTCCGGCAAGAACAGCTCGCCGTCGACCAGCGCGTGGAAGTCGCCGGTCGCGTAGCCCAAGTGGACCGTGACGATGCCGTTCTCCTGCTTGCCGACGCAGCCGCAGTACTGCCGCTGCACGCCGGGCGTCTTGTCCCCCTTCTTGACGTCGCTCGTTTCGTCGATCAGGCCGATCGAGTGCGGCCCCGCATGATCTCGGAGGACGATCTCTTGGAGTCGCCGGCGCACGGCGTCTTCGTCCCAGCGGTGCTGGGCCAGGAACTCTTGCAGCGTCCGCGGCGCCACTCCGGCGGCCAGCGCCATCGGCTCGCAACTCTTCGCGGGCAGTTCGGAGAGTTGGCCTTCGACGTAGGTTGGCAAGTGCGCACGAGTATCTCGACGCGAGAAACAGGCGTCGAATTCGTGCAAGTAACTCGTCAATTCCGGCTTCAAACGGCGGATCTCATCGGCGTCCATGCTAGCGGCCCTGCGCCAGGTCGCCCCCCTGCGACACCAACAACATGGCCGATCGCCCAAACGCAAACAAGATCAACGTAGCGCTGTAGTACTAACTGCGCCGGTCCCACGTCCGTCGACACGCACTCACGAGAAGACCACGATGGCTGCCACACGACCCGGTTCCTCCCTCGGCGCCTACGCGCTGTTCGCCACGGCGGCCCTGCTGCTTCCGGGCTGCGATTCCAAGAACGACCCAATCGCAAAGGCAGGAGCGGGCGAGAAAGACGCCCCCGGCATCATGGAAACCAAGGCGATCGCGGAAGAGGGCTTCGTCTACGGGCTTCCGATCGTGATGAACTACGCGGTCATGCACGACTACGCCGTTGACAAAGACTCCGGCCAATTCAAAGCGCCGTTTAACGAGATCAAGAACGAGGCGCGGGTGTTCACGTACAAGGACACCGCGATCGTCACCCCCAACAGCGACACCCCGTACTCCTTCTTGTGGATGGACCTGCGGGCCGAGCCGATGGTGCTGTCGGTCCCGGAGGTCGAAAAGGGGCGCTACTACGCCGTGCAGCTTGAGGACGGCAACACCTTCAACTTCGGCTACATCGGCAGCCGGGCGACCGGCAACCAAGCTGGCGTTTACCTGGTGGCGGGCCCTGATTGGAAGGGAGAGAAGCCCGAGGGGATCAAGGAGGTCTTCCACTCCACCACGCAGTTCGCGCTGGCCGGCTACCGGACGCAACTCTTCAATGCCGCAGACATGCCGAACGTCGAGAAGGTGCAGGCGGGCTACAAGGCGCAGCCGTTGTCCGCGTACCTCGACAAGCCCGCCCCCCCTGCCCCGGCCAAGATCGACTTCCCGAAGATCGACAAGGCGATGGTGAAGACCGGGTTCTTCGACTACCTCGACTTCGCACTCCAGTTCGCCCCCGCGGGCCCCGAAGAAAAAGAGATCCGCGCAAAGCTGGCGAGCATCGGCGTCGGGCCGGGCAAGAAGTTCGACTTCAAAGACCTATCGCCCGAGCACAAGGCCGAGGTGCTGATCGCGATGAAAGAGGGCGAGTCGAAGATCGATAACTTCCTGACCCAGCAGCAGAAGGAAGTGAACGGCTGGAAGATCGGCTCGTTCTTTGGCGACCGCGCGTTCTTCGACGGCAACTGGCTGCTACGCGCCGCCGGCGCCAAGGGGGGCATCTACGGCAACGACGCCGTGGAGGCGACCTATCCCATGACACGTGTAGACGGCTCCGGGCAGACGCTCGACGGCAGCAAGCACGACTACACGGTCACGTTCCCTGAAGGTCAACTGCCGCCCGTGAACGCGTTCTGGTCGGTCACCATGTACGACGGCAAGACACAGCTCTTGATCGAGAACCCGATCCAACGCTACTTGATCAACTCTCCGATGCTGCCTGAGCTCAAGATGAACGACGACGGATCGCTCACCCTGTACATCCAGAAAGACTCCCCGGGCAAGGAGAAAGAGTCGAACTGGCTCCCGGCGCCCGACGGGCCGATCTACCTGGTCATGCGGCTCTACTGGCCGAAAACCGAGTCCCCTTCGGTGCTCCCCCCCGGCGAGGGGAGTTGGAGCCCGCCGCCGGTAGTCGCGGTTCAATAGCGCGGCGCCGCGGCGGGTAGGCCGGCTCGATCGTCGTCCTGCCACCCCGCAAGGCGGGCACGCTAGGCGCTCGCCTTGAGGTCGGGCTCGGCGAGCACCGGTCCGTTGCTTTCCTGAGCCTCCATCGCGCGTCGGGCGCGATCGACCGTCTCTTGCGTTCCGGTGACTAGCAGCACGGCGCGGCCGTTCTTGAGGTGTTTCTCGATCTGGAACTTGCGGTCGTCTTTGACGCGCCCAAAGGCCAAGCCCGCCAGGGTGACGCCCCACAGCACGCCGATCGCCCCCCCCAGCAGCCCGCTTTGCCACATCCCGCCGAACAGCGTCGGGAAGAAGTACAGCCCCAGCCCTCCCCCCAGCACCAAGCCTATGCTGAGCCCAAAGGCCATCCGGGTGGCCCGGCTGGGGACGCTGCGGACCACTTCGAGCCGTTCGGCATTTAGGGCGTCTTTCCCCTGCAAGATGCTGATGGCGCCGGCGTGGAAGTCGTCTTCCAGCAGCCGCAGCCTGGCTTGCCTAGCGTCTTCAAGCGACTCGAAGACGGCCACCATCTCTGGGGGGTGCGGATCGGCGTTGCGGGTATGCGTAGTCATGGCTTGCCTCCTGATTGAGCGGACGGGGTACGTCGCTGCAATCGGGGCGCCAAGCCAGGCGCGAAACGCCGCCGGGGCCTAACGCATGGCCACCTGCCGCACCGCGGCCTCGATCGCCTGGGCGAGGGCCGCGTCGAGCTGCGGATCGGGCTTCGACGGACCGCGGTAGGCGACGACGGTCTTCTGATTGTCGGCCGGGGAGACCAGCAGCCCCGGGTCGGGGCTCACGCCGACGCCGTTGATCGGTTTGCCCAGCGGCGAGTAGAACTTGGCCGTGGTCAGCCGGATGCCGGCGCCCCCGATGCCCAGCGGGAAGATGCCCTGCACCGAGCCCTTGCCGAACGACCGCTGGCCGACGATCGCCCCGCGGTGGTTGTCGCGGATCGCGGCGGCAAAGATCTCGCTGGCGCTGGCGCTGTCGCCGTCGATCAGCACCACCAACGGCACCCGCCAGGTGCCGCCGCGGTTGGCGCGGTAGTCGAAGTCTTCGCCCGGGCTGCGGCCGCGGGTCGAGACGATGCCCCCCTGGGCGACGAACTTGTCGGCCAGCTCGACCGCGGCGGTCAGCAGGCCGCCGGGGTTGCCGCGGAGGTCGACCACCAGGCTCTGCATCCCCTGACGGTGAAGGTCCCACAACGCGGTGTCGAAGTCGCGGCTGGTGGTCTTCTGGAACACCGGCAGCCGCAGGTACGCCACCCCTTGGGTCTTGTCGATAATGCTCACGTCTTCGAGGCTGGGGACCTCTACATGCTCGCGCCGGACCGCCACGATGTGGGCGCCCTGCCGAGCGGCGCTCGGCGGGCCGCGGTAGCCGACCGTCGATCCGCCCTGAGGCTGCGTGTCCGCCAGGCTGGGCGCCAGGTCGCTGCCGGCCGGGACCACCGACACGCGGCACGTCGAGCCCTCAACGCCGGTGAGCAGCGCCGCCGCCTCGTCGGTAGAGAGTTCGGAAGTGACCCGCCCGTCCACGGCTACGATCCGGTCGCCGGCGTAGATGCCGGCCCGTTCGGCCGGGCTGCCCGGGATGGTGCGGACGACCAACAGGTCGCCGTTGTCGGCCTTGAGCTCGACCCCTAGGCCGACGAAGTTTCCTTCGATCTGCGAGTAGACGTCGCGGAGCTGGTCGGGAGTCAGGAACGACGAGTAGTGGTCGAGCCCCTCCGCGGAGGTCGCGGCGAACTCCAGCAGCGTGGCTGCTTTGCTCAGCCCCAAGCGGAACTCGCCGATCCGAGCCGCCTCTTCTGCGGCTTCGAGCATCTGCTGGCGGCTCGAGATCGCCCCGCGGCGGCTGATAGCGGCCCGCATCTCTTGCCCGGCCGACACGATCTGCTCACCCGAGGCGCGGACGCCGTTGCTGGTGCGGAACGCCTCGCTCCGCAACGCCACGTCGACGCCGTACCCGCCGCGTTGGACGAGCTGGCTCCAAGGGGGAGACGTCACGTAGTGCGAGTCGATCTTCCGCAGCAGGTCCGACAGCAGGTCGCGCGCCTCACGCTCGCCGAACGAGCGGACGGCGGCCAGGAAGCTGGGGTCGGTGTAGCGGCGGTCGAGGCTGTGGTGCACGCGGGCGATGTCGAATCGCTGCTGCAGCTCGGCGCTGTCCGGGAACTGGCGGAGCGCTTCTTCGTACTGCCCGAGGGCCTCGGACCAACTCCCCTGCTGCTCGAGCGCTAGCCCGGCGCTGAGGGTTTTGGCGATCTCCGCAGGTTCTGTTGGGTTAGGCTGCTGGGCCTGGGCCGACGGCGCCAGGAGCAGCCCGGAACAGATACACCAGCACAACAGTGCAGGCGAAAGCAAGAGCCGGAGGCTTGGGGTTGGGACCCTGTAACGCATGTATCGATCCGTCTCGGGAGGGTGAGCGCGGCTGCGGAACAAGACGACCGGCGGGCAGTGTCCCAACTCCCGGGGGGTCGCCGAGGCGGTTGGGCGCCCCCAAACGCGGGACCGCCAACACACGTTGCCTCAGTCGAATTTAGCTCACGCAAGCGGCCGGGTCAAAAATCCGGGACGCGGAAAGTTGCCCTTGGTGCGGACCGCCGTGGGTAGGACCTTCACAGACGGTCCTATAGGCACACCACACCACCGATTGCGACGCTTGCGCCGATTGCCCGGCGCCCCGGTCGGAACCCTGCCCCGGCGGTCGCTCTACCCTTGGGCAGCGACGTTCACCAGGAACAAAAGCTCAACGGCGTCCTGCCAGAAAAGCCGGGAAAGCCCACTCCCGGAGACAGCGTTCGGGCCATCCTGCGGCCCGCCCATGATACGCGGCGCCGCGGCGGGTGGTTCATCCGGAGAGAAAACGAAAACGACGAATGTCGGGGCGATCAGAAGGCGCCCGCAGAGTACCGCTACGCAGCGATAAAGGCGCAAAAAAAGCCGTCCCTTTCGACCCACGCGGCATTGGAGGGGGAGGACTTTGACCGCGAAGGCATGTGGAAAGGGACGGCCGGTTTGCGGTCCGTCGGGTTCTCAGCGGCAAGGTCGGCGGAGCAGCTCCGACGATCAACCTGCACGTCTCTGAACCTCTTAGGGATTGGGATCTGGGGGTGGGTTGCGACGCCGTGCGTCGAATCAGTTACAACACAACCCCGGGGCGGCTGGGAGGGACCCGCCCCGAGGCGTGTTGTTGCTTTTGCTTATTACGTGAACGAACCCAAGAAGGTTCGCGAAACGGGTTGGCGTTTTGATCGTTTTTTGAAACCTGCCCCCACCCAACCCCCAACTTCAATCAGGACAAGGCGTTACGATGACGCAATCCCCTCGGGTCGAACGGGCCCTGATCAGCGTAAGTGACAAGACCGGGCTCGCCGAGTTCGCCCAGCGGCTGGTCGCCGCCGGCGTGCAGCTCTTCAGCACCGGCGGATCGCGCAAGGCGCTCGAAGAAGCGGGCCTGCCGGTGACCGATGTCGGCGAGCACACCGGCTTCCCGGAGATGATGGACGGCCGCCTCAAGACGCTCCACCCGCTGGTGCACGGCGGGCTGCTGTGCCGACGCGACAACCCGCAGGACATGGCCTCGGCGGCCGAGCACGGCATCGTGCCGTTCGAGCTGGTGGTGGTGAACCTCTACCCGTTCCGTGAGACCATCGCCCGACCGGGCGTAAGCGTGGCCGAGGCGATCGAGAAGATCGACATCGGCGGGCCGACCCTGGTCCGCGGCGCCGCCAAGAACCACGCGTTCGTCACCATCGTTACCTCGGCCGAGCAGTTCGGCGCCGTCGCCGATCAGATCGAGGCCGATGGCGCCACCACGTTCGAGCTGCGCCGCGCCCTGGCCGGCGCCGCGTACGCCCACACCGCCGCGTACGACGCGGCCATCGCCGGCTACTTTGAGCGGCTCGCCTCCAGCGACGGCGCTTGGCCCGAGCGGATGACCGTTTCGCTGCGGCTGAAATCGTCGCTCCGCTACGGCGAAAACCCCCACCAAGCCGCGGCCGAGTACGTCTCGGAGAACCCGGCCCCGCACGCGCTGGTAAACGCAGAGCTGCTCAACGGGAAAGAACTGTCGTACAACAACCTGCTCGACCTCAGCGCAGCGCTGGGCGTCGCGCGGTCGCTCCCCGTTCCGGGCGTGGCGGTTCTGAAGCACAACAACCCCTGCGGCGCCGCGACCGCGGCCACCATCGGCGACGCGACGCGCAAGGCCTGGGAGGGCGACCCCGTGAGCGCGTTCGGCTCGATCCTGGGCTTCAACGCCCCGGTCGACGAGGCGGCCGCCGAGTGCTTGGCGGAGCCGGGCAAGTTTGTCGAAGCCATCGCGGCGCCCGACTTCACCCCCGAAGCGCTCAAGGTCCTCACCACCAAGCCCAAGTGGAAGGCGAACGTCCGCTTGCTGCGTGTTGGACGGGTTGTGCCGGGCGAGGCCGGTGTCGAGCTACGCGCCATCGACGGCGGATACCTGGCGCAAAACGCAGACGACCTGCCCGACCACGAGAGCGACTGGACC from Pirellulimonas nuda includes:
- a CDS encoding IS701 family transposase — its product is MDADEIRRLKPELTSYLHEFDACFSRRDTRAHLPTYVEGQLSELPAKSCEPMALAAGVAPRTLQEFLAQHRWDEDAVRRRLQEIVLRDHAGPHSIGLIDETSDVKKGDKTPGVQRQYCGCVGKQENGIVTVHLGYATGDFHALVDGELFLPESWSEDRQRCRAAGIPEDMVYRSKWKIALELCDRAAAHGVMFDWLTFDEGYGGKPLFLQGLDGRKQRFVAEVPTTFSCWTDRPRVTERPFRRGGRGRPRKVPRLVAAASAPQSVQDLAENWPELRDQAWTRYYVKDGEKGPLVWEAKHARIVMKNDDGLPGIELHLLVARNALNHDEVKYFISNAPSDTTIETLLLVAFSRWRVERCFRDQKQEIGLDQWEGRCYLGLKRHLILSCVSYLFLARCRERLRGKKSGGHGLPSPRRRRRAAAELAA
- a CDS encoding DUF1254 domain-containing protein; this encodes MAATRPGSSLGAYALFATAALLLPGCDSKNDPIAKAGAGEKDAPGIMETKAIAEEGFVYGLPIVMNYAVMHDYAVDKDSGQFKAPFNEIKNEARVFTYKDTAIVTPNSDTPYSFLWMDLRAEPMVLSVPEVEKGRYYAVQLEDGNTFNFGYIGSRATGNQAGVYLVAGPDWKGEKPEGIKEVFHSTTQFALAGYRTQLFNAADMPNVEKVQAGYKAQPLSAYLDKPAPPAPAKIDFPKIDKAMVKTGFFDYLDFALQFAPAGPEEKEIRAKLASIGVGPGKKFDFKDLSPEHKAEVLIAMKEGESKIDNFLTQQQKEVNGWKIGSFFGDRAFFDGNWLLRAAGAKGGIYGNDAVEATYPMTRVDGSGQTLDGSKHDYTVTFPEGQLPPVNAFWSVTMYDGKTQLLIENPIQRYLINSPMLPELKMNDDGSLTLYIQKDSPGKEKESNWLPAPDGPIYLVMRLYWPKTESPSVLPPGEGSWSPPPVVAVQ
- a CDS encoding S41 family peptidase gives rise to the protein MLSPALLCWCICSGLLLAPSAQAQQPNPTEPAEIAKTLSAGLALEQQGSWSEALGQYEEALRQFPDSAELQQRFDIARVHHSLDRRYTDPSFLAAVRSFGEREARDLLSDLLRKIDSHYVTSPPWSQLVQRGGYGVDVALRSEAFRTSNGVRASGEQIVSAGQEMRAAISRRGAISSRQQMLEAAEEAARIGEFRLGLSKAATLLEFAATSAEGLDHYSSFLTPDQLRDVYSQIEGNFVGLGVELKADNGDLLVVRTIPGSPAERAGIYAGDRIVAVDGRVTSELSTDEAAALLTGVEGSTCRVSVVPAGSDLAPSLADTQPQGGSTVGYRGPPSAARQGAHIVAVRREHVEVPSLEDVSIIDKTQGVAYLRLPVFQKTTSRDFDTALWDLHRQGMQSLVVDLRGNPGGLLTAAVELADKFVAQGGIVSTRGRSPGEDFDYRANRGGTWRVPLVVLIDGDSASASEIFAAAIRDNHRGAIVGQRSFGKGSVQGIFPLGIGGAGIRLTTAKFYSPLGKPINGVGVSPDPGLLVSPADNQKTVVAYRGPSKPDPQLDAALAQAIEAAVRQVAMR
- the purH gene encoding bifunctional phosphoribosylaminoimidazolecarboxamide formyltransferase/IMP cyclohydrolase, producing the protein MTQSPRVERALISVSDKTGLAEFAQRLVAAGVQLFSTGGSRKALEEAGLPVTDVGEHTGFPEMMDGRLKTLHPLVHGGLLCRRDNPQDMASAAEHGIVPFELVVVNLYPFRETIARPGVSVAEAIEKIDIGGPTLVRGAAKNHAFVTIVTSAEQFGAVADQIEADGATTFELRRALAGAAYAHTAAYDAAIAGYFERLASSDGAWPERMTVSLRLKSSLRYGENPHQAAAEYVSENPAPHALVNAELLNGKELSYNNLLDLSAALGVARSLPVPGVAVLKHNNPCGAATAATIGDATRKAWEGDPVSAFGSILGFNAPVDEAAAECLAEPGKFVEAIAAPDFTPEALKVLTTKPKWKANVRLLRVGRVVPGEAGVELRAIDGGYLAQNADDLPDHESDWTVATDTKPSDAQMADLRFAWAACRHVKSNAIVLAKEGMLVGVGAGQMSRVDSVEIAIRKAGERSRGAVLASDAFFPFDDSIAAAAEAGVVAIIQPGGSRGDADVIAACNRHGLAMVMTGRRHFRH